One Cygnus atratus isolate AKBS03 ecotype Queensland, Australia unplaced genomic scaffold, CAtr_DNAZoo_HiC_assembly HiC_scaffold_56, whole genome shotgun sequence DNA window includes the following coding sequences:
- the LBX2 gene encoding transcription factor LBX2, with amino-acid sequence MTSAREAAGSPPLPAAGEERRRGALDQLPPPANSNKPLTPFGIEDILSRPSGRRAPPGHGAPPARLPDKAAGPGAPRNGVCAPSSPLCALEELASKTFKGLELNVLQAAEGREPLGAFGHRPASKKRRKSRTAFTNQQIYELEKRFLYQKYLSPADRDQLAQRLALSTAQVITWFQNRRAKLKRDLEEMRADVASLQALPPAALEQLAALPEPPRGGGGAPRYPDTCSESLASTPPPLTSCSGDVTARGR; translated from the exons ATGACCTCGGCGCGGGAGGCGGCCGGTtcccccccgctgcccgccgcggGCGAGGAGCGCCGCCGGGGCGCCCTGGACCAGCTGCCGCCGCCCGCCAACTCCAACAAGCCGCTGACCCCCTTCGGCATCGAGGACATCCTCAGCAGGCCCTCGGGCCGCAGGGCCCCCCCCGGGCACGgcgcgcccccggcccggctcccgGACaaggcggcggggcccggcgcgcCCCGCAACGGCGTGTGCGCCCCGTCCTCGCCGCTCTGCGCGCTGGAGGAGCTCGCCAGCAAAACTttcaaggggctggagctgaaCGTGCTGCAGGCGGCGGAAG GTCGGGAGCCGCTGGGCGCCTTCGGGCACCGCCCGGCCTCCAAGAAGCGGCGCAAGTCGCGGACGGCGTTCACCAACCAGCAGATCTACGAGCTGGAGAAGCGCTTCCTCTACCAGAAGTACCTCTCCCCGGCCGACCGCGACCAGCTGGCGCAGCGGCTGGCGCTGAGCACGGCGCAGGTCATCACCTGGTTCCAGAACCGCCGCGCCAAGCTCAAGCGCGACCTGGAGGAGATGCGCGCCGACGTGGCCTCGCTGCAggcgctgccccccgccgccctcgAGCAGCTGGCGGcgctccccgagccccccc GGGGAGGCGGGGGCGCACCCCGGTACCCGGACACCTGCTCCGAGTCGTTGGCCTCCACGCCGCCGCCCTTGACGTCATGCTCCGGTGACGTCACCGCGCGGGGGCGATGA